The DNA window ACAGCCTGGGCGTCCCCGCGGTGGGGAGGCGCGTGAGCGCGATTCCGGAGCTTATACGCGAGGGGAAGAACGGTCTCACATTTGAGAGCTTCGATGAGCTTGTCGAGGCCGTGAAGAGACTCCTCGAACCAAGGTTCAACGCCAGGACGGGAATGCTGGGGAGGAAGATAGCCGGCTTGTACACGTGGAGTGCCGTCGCCCGGGAGGTCGAGGGGGTCTATGAAGAAATCGTCGGGTAACGTTTTTAACGGCCTCTTCTCGGTGAATCCTTGGTGGGAGAATGACGGTGGTAATCAACATGCGAGATGGGCTGGACGAGAGGAGGATGGAGATAGCCGCGAGGTTCATACTGGAGGGAAAGCTCGTCGCATTTCCCACCGAGACGGTGTACGGTCTCGGGGCGGATGCGCTCAACGAAAACGCCGTGAGGAGAATCTTTGAGGCGAAGGGACGCCCGGCAGACAATCCGCTCATAGTCCACATCGCAGAATTCAACGACCTGAAAAAGCTCACGAGGGAAGTTCCAAGGGAGGCAAGACTCCTAGCTGAGAAGTTCTGGCCGGGGCCCCTGACGATGGTTCTGCCCAAGGGAGAGGAGGTTCCCTACGTCACCACCGGCGGCCTCGACACCGTCGCGGTGAGGATGCCGGCGCATCCCGTAGCGCTCGCCCTCATAAGGGCCAGCACTCCGATCGCGGCGCCTTCGGCAAACATAAGCGGGAAGCCGAGCCCAACGCTGGCGGAGCACGTAATAGACGACTTCTACGGGAAAATCGAGTGCATAATCGATGGAGGCGAAACAAAGATCGGGGTCGAGTCCACGGTGATAGACCTCAGCTCGGAGAGGCCGACCCTCCTCCGGCCGGGGGGGCTGCCGCTTGAGGAGATAGAGAACGTCATAGGTGAGGTTGAGATACATCCGGCCGTCAGGGGCAAGCTGGTCGACGTCGCCCGTTCGCCGGGCATGAAGTACAAGCACTACTCGCCCAGCGCGCAGGTGATAGTGGTCGAGGGGAAGCGCGAAAACGTGAGGAGAAAGATAGGGGAGCTGGTGAAGGAGTACCGTTCCAGGGGACTGCGAGTTGGTGTCATGGCAACGGAGGAGTACGAGGCGGACGAGTTCTTCCACCTGGGGAAAACCGAGGAGGAGGTTGCTAGAAACCTCTTCAGGGCGCTCAGAGATCTCGACAAGAGAGATGTTGACGTGATAATCGCGGAGGGCATCGAGGAGAGGGGTCTCGGATTCGCGGTTATGAACCGACTGAGGAAGGCAGCGGGGTACAGAATAGTCTGGGCATAGACAATGCTTAAATATCCCGAGCCCTTAAATTTAGCCAGCAGGCCTGACTTGAATCATAACGAGGTGAGAAGTTTGCCGGCAAACATTGGGCTGGAAGGGCCGGAAGAGCTCGAACAGCTCGCCTTCAAAAGGCTCAATGAGGGAAAAATCAAGGACGGGCTCAAATTGGTCCTCCGCGCCGCAAAAGGCTATGAGGGGGAGGGCCGGAAAGAGGACGCCGCAAGGCTGTACCGGTATCTGGGGTACGTCCTTCTAAAAAAGACCAACTCCGTTGAGAAAGCCCGTCCATCCCTTCTGAAGAGTGCTTACCTGTATATCGACCTTATAGAGGAAGAGATTTCCCGTGCCGAGGTTGACCTCAACACTCTTGATGAATACTGCCTGAACGTCCTTGAGATTTTCATGACCCTGGAGGATGAAAAAAACCTGATGAAGTACGCTGGAGAGTTCGCTGCCATTTATGAAGATTTGGGAACCGCATACCAAGACAACGATGATATTTTCGACGCCATCAATGCCTACGAGTCCGCATACTGGTATTACAGGGTTATCGGCAATGAAGAGGCGTACAAACAGCTCGCCGGAATGCTTATCACACTCTACGGACAGCTGGCAGAGGAGTATCTGGGCGACGGAAAGATTGAGGATGCGGCAAATGCATTTTACAACCTCGCCAAGTTCACGTGGGCAATATTCGGCTACGACATTCACTTCATAGAGATGATGGATACTGCCGCCAAAAACTTTGAAAGGGCAAGCAAAATCGCGTACTCGGAGGGAGACTTGGACAGAACCACTACGAATCTGGTCAAGGCTCAGTACGCCTACCTGCTGGCCAAAAACTTCAACAGATCCAAGCTAATCGCAATAAACGCCGCTAGGATGCTCAACCAGCTGGTGAGCCATTACAGGTCAGAGGGCAAAGAGCAGTCTTTGATGAACAAACTGATCGAACTCTCCGAATCCCTCATTGGCATAGGTAAGTTCGAGGAGGCTTTTAACATCTACAAAAACCTGCTTGAGATAAAGAGCTCCGTTGAGTTTAGGGTCAGGGTAAGACTCGCGGTCATCAAGCATTTTGCGGCAACAGAGGGCCACCCAGATATCTTTGCCGGTATAACTGAACTCGAATATCAGATGTACAAGGGGAGATTCCCCAAGGCCCTAGAGTTATCCGAAAGGATAATGCTCCAGGAGGACCAGCTTAGCAAGCTCCTATCCATGATTCACAGGGCAGAAGGACTCTATTAAAATAAAAGTCAAACAGTCATCCTTTCTGCTGTACCTCCACCCTGGGAAGCGGTACATGGTAGGGCAGGCGCATCTCCTTGGCCAGAAGCATGAGTATCGGGGAGACTTCCTTCGTTATGAAGTTGACGACCTCTGCGAACATCAGCGAGTCAACCTTCTTTTCGTCCTCCCAGATGCCCAGTATCTCGTCTATCTTCTCCTTCTGCGGGGGAAGGTACAGCACCGCCCCCTCAACGAATCCCTCCGCAATTTTGGGGTTGTAGCTGATCGTGTACTTGAACAGAACCTCAACCCCGTTCATCTTTCCGGTCGGGGTTCTGAGCTCGCCCAGCCTGACCTCCGTGACCTGAGGTGTCAGCCTGACCTCAATCTGACCCACGGGCACCGCCTGAGCGACCTTCTCCATTCCGATTCTTGTTATGTTGAATCCCATCACAGGCATTTCTCCCACCACCAAGAACTCGGTCGGCACCTATAAAACGCTATCGGTAGGGCTTTAAACTTTCCCCCGAACTCCCTCAGATGCCGAGGGAAAAAGTCGTCAGGGTGTGGGACGAACGGGAAGTAATCTACTCCCCAAAGAGATGGCGCTACCTGCGGGAGAAAAGGGAGAAGGCGCTGAAGATAATGGAGCGCCTGAGCCAGTTTGACCCTCAGCTCTACGGCAGCGTCGCCAGGGGGGACGTCAGGCGGGAGAGCGATATAGACATCTTCATACCCTATCGGGTGCCGAGCTACCTCATCGAGCTGGCCCTTGAGGGACTGGTGAGCAGAAGGAAGATAGTCATGGCAACCCCGTGGCACCTCATAAAGGGCGTCATCGAGATAGACGAAGAAACGACGGTCACATTCCCTTTAATCGACCCTACAGACAGGGAGCTTGAGTTCTACCGGTGGGGAGGGGCGGTTGATCTGTGGGGCGTGGAAAAGAAGGAGCGCGTCCCAGGCGTCAATAAGAAGCTGATACTCATAGTCCCCACCGAGAGGGGGCACATCGAGAGGGAAGTCGTCGGGCGGGAGAGCGAGGTCGCCAGAATCCTCGGAGTCAGTGTGGACATCGTCACCGAGCGCGTCCACGTTCTGACGAGGAGGGACGCGATAGGAAGGACAGGAATCTACATCAACGAGGAAGTTCCCGACTGGATGAGCTTCGAGGAGGCCTTGAAGATAATCACCGACCGCGACCCGAACGTCAGGAGAAAGGTGAGGGAGAGGGGAGGGCTGTTTCATAAGTTGTAACTTTTGTAATTTTTGTGGGTTGTTGTTTTCCGTAATTTTTAAATATTCTTGGGTTTTATTTTGGGGTGGTGTGGCAGTCTCCGGTATGTGGGGTTTTTAAGCCCGAACGGGGACTGCTGAAAAGCCTGAAGATGTGGGGAGTCACCGTTCCCCCCGAAAGCCACCCAATGAAGACGGAAGGGTGGAAGGTTATCCGCTACGATTGGTTCACAAGCTCCAAAAATAGCGGATAACCAGAACGGTTTAGCAACCCTTATATGGTTCGGCGAGAAGATTGATACGGTGAGAACGTGGAGACCGTTAATGTGAGGGTCCCAAAGGAATTCGAGAAAAAGGTTAAGGCCTACCTTCAGGAACTCGAGAAACGAAGGGAGATTCTAAAAAAGACCGCGGGGATACTAAAAACGGAAAAATCGGCCACTGAACTTAAGGTGGAAATCTATGAAGAGCTTTATGGTTGATTCAACGGTTTTCGTTGAGCATTTAAAGGGGAATCCCACTGCCACGGACATCCTTGAAGCCCTTATCGAAGAGAGTGTAGCCGGGTACATAAACGAAACCGTTGCGTCCGAAGTTGTTTTTATATACCTAAAGCTCAAAACCGGCAAAAGTTTCAGAACGCTGAAGAAAAAGCCAGAACTTGTTAGGACAGTTCAAAAAGGGCCAGTTTACGGGCTTCTCTCGCTCTTCAGATTCCTTGAAACAAATGAGTTCGTCTTCTCCCTGTCTAAAAAGCTTATTGAAAAATACGGCCTTCTTCCCAACGATGCCATCATCGGCGCAACGGCCATTTTCTACAACCTTGATGGGATAATAACCCTTGACAAAGACTTTGCCGAAATGGCTCAGAACGAGAACCTTTTGATTGTGTCTTCAAAAGAGGAACTGCTGAACCTCTAATGGACAGCACACAGTACAACCCTTTATAAACCCTTGTACTGTGTACGGTACAAGAACCGGGGAAAAGGTGAGAGACGAAAGGCTCACTCACAACAGCGCTCCTTCATGCTCGCCGGCAGAATCTCCTTGAAACCCGTGTACTTCCAGAGGGCCTTCGGAAGCTTCA is part of the Thermococcus sp. 21S7 genome and encodes:
- a CDS encoding L-threonylcarbamoyladenylate synthase, encoding MTVVINMRDGLDERRMEIAARFILEGKLVAFPTETVYGLGADALNENAVRRIFEAKGRPADNPLIVHIAEFNDLKKLTREVPREARLLAEKFWPGPLTMVLPKGEEVPYVTTGGLDTVAVRMPAHPVALALIRASTPIAAPSANISGKPSPTLAEHVIDDFYGKIECIIDGGETKIGVESTVIDLSSERPTLLRPGGLPLEEIENVIGEVEIHPAVRGKLVDVARSPGMKYKHYSPSAQVIVVEGKRENVRRKIGELVKEYRSRGLRVGVMATEEYEADEFFHLGKTEEEVARNLFRALRDLDKRDVDVIIAEGIEERGLGFAVMNRLRKAAGYRIVWA
- a CDS encoding type II toxin-antitoxin system VapC family toxin, whose product is MKSFMVDSTVFVEHLKGNPTATDILEALIEESVAGYINETVASEVVFIYLKLKTGKSFRTLKKKPELVRTVQKGPVYGLLSLFRFLETNEFVFSLSKKLIEKYGLLPNDAIIGATAIFYNLDGIITLDKDFAEMAQNENLLIVSSKEELLNL
- a CDS encoding nucleotidyltransferase domain-containing protein codes for the protein MPREKVVRVWDEREVIYSPKRWRYLREKREKALKIMERLSQFDPQLYGSVARGDVRRESDIDIFIPYRVPSYLIELALEGLVSRRKIVMATPWHLIKGVIEIDEETTVTFPLIDPTDRELEFYRWGGAVDLWGVEKKERVPGVNKKLILIVPTERGHIEREVVGRESEVARILGVSVDIVTERVHVLTRRDAIGRTGIYINEEVPDWMSFEEALKIITDRDPNVRRKVRERGGLFHKL